TAATTggtaaacatttaccagcacaccattGGACATATGTTTGCATTTGGGGGGAGTATATccctaggagtgagattgctggattccATGGTATgtctgtgttttactttttttattattgtttttcaggctgcaggtgaggcatatggaagttcccaggctaggggtcaaattaaagctgcagctaccacagccacagcaaagccagatttgagctgtgtctgtgacctacaccacagctcacggcaatgccagatccttaacccactgagcaaggccagggatggaacccgcattctcatggatcctcgttgggttcgttaccgctgagccacaatggggacgcctatgttttattttctatgaagctgccaaactgtttccaatGTGAATGTACCATTCTATACTCCCAAGAGCAACAGGTGAAGATTTACgttgctccacattctcatcaaTAGGTGGTCCTGTCAGTTTTTAACATTTCAGCCATCGAATGGTGAGGATCCGACAAGGGGCCATGGGAAATGGAGGTTAATATGACAGCCCATTGAGCTgtacttttgtctttctctttatagaCAGAGAACACCCTCAATAAATACAAGTTGAAGTGTGTTGAGGCCCCCTCACCTAATGCCCtttctttgatcttttcccaTTGCGTTGCAGAGGAATGCCGAGGCTCCTAATGGGAGAAGGTATGCACTTCAAACACAACAGGCGGTTCATACTGTTGGGGAAATCATTACAAATAAATCGCATGCCAACCCAGCAAATCCTCTCCACAAAGGTAGCGAAGAGCGGAATAGGTTTATTATCGAATAAGCATTAAATCAGACCGTGAGGGGCATCACAAGCAATTCACTAAAGAGATTTCCGAGAAAGAAATCTCCTCCTTTCATAGAGTCAGGCAGATACAACCCATGACCTACATGGTCTTAAAGATAGATGATAACTTGTCTTCAGAACTTGACAGCACCACTCGCTACACACAGTTCCTCTCAAATTCACCTGGTAATTGGGGTAGCCATCTGCCTTtaggcaaaggaaaaataaaacgcATATCTCTTTGACAAGCAGGTGATGACTTGGAGCCAGCCGCCCAGGTCAAATTCCTACGCAGGTGGAGATAAGGCCCAATCGCTGTTTACCTTTGCATTTCAAAGACCTGGCTCCCAGGACCTTAAGAACAGCATTCCTGAACTGTAAAACTGGCAGAAAGCCTATTTAGCTTTTTTAAAGAGTCGCAGACCTCTCCAAGGGACAGAGAAAAATTTTACgagttttctaaagaaaataagaaaaaggaggaTGGCGAGTCTCTTTCACTTGTGACACCAGggaaaagtaaactttaaaaaaagactttgtgTTTACCGTACACACGCTTCCCTGCAGTTATGCCTCATCTCAGGTTCGCACTTCCCTCCCCTCTTCACCTGACCATCCCTGATTAGTCTTTGAAAATCCTTATCAACTCCATTCCTAAAGGAAGCCTCCCCAAACAGCAAGCAGGCCTTCACTCCTAGGGCCAGACCCCCCTGCCCTGGCCACACCAGAGACCCACTCTTATCAAAGGTTATGATTACAGTCTCCTAGAACCGGAAAACgctgcagagatttttttttctgattccaacCCATTTCAAAGACGGTAAAACTGAGACACAGGAAAGTCCCAAATGAGTAGTTGGGCACAGGGTCACTGGAGTGAAAAAGGGCCCTTGAGGATTCCCCGTTCAGATTCGGAAACTCCTAAAGTTAGCCCCTAgtgaccctcccctccccacaaaaATAGCTCTGCTTTATTCCATCATGGCACGATTGGGGTTAAAGCCCATGGCACGCAGGTCTCTTCCCAACTGCGCCTGCGCGAGCCCGGACGTGCGAATTTGCCCTAGACCCTGACGTTTCAGGCAGCCCCTCCTAATCCGGAACACGACCCACATTCCGCGGGTCCTGCCTTGACAGGCGTGACCCTGATCCAATAAGAATGGAGGGCCGAGTCCAGCGGAGCCAATGGCCAAAGTCCGAGGGGCGGTGGAGGCGGACTCTGTGAGGAAACAAGAAGAGAGGCCCAAGAtggaggcggcggcggctgtAGCGGCGTGACAGGTGAGGGCGGGCCCGGCAGGGTTCGGTTTCTGGAGCGACCGCCGGGCACGAGTAAGGAGCCGGGACCGAAAGCTCAGCTCCGGGATGGCTGCGCCCGGGCCTTGGCGCCCCCTGCCCGGAACCGGAGGAGTGGTTTGACCCGGGGCGAGACCATCGTCGACAGCACGGGGAGGGGGGGTAGACTGGAATAGGGGTGCAAGGCTGCGGGGGATGGTTTCGCCCGTCGCGTGTAGCAGCGCGCCTGCGCAGAGCTGAAAGGCTCtcagtgggcagggccaggccgtATATGGGGCTGGGGTTGTGGTGTGTCTTGCTTGGAGTCCTTCTTAATCTCTCTAAGGTTAGGGGAAGACTTTCTTACCAGCAATGGGGAGTGCATGAAGACGGGGCTCactcctctcttttcttattCTGGATCAATGTCCGACCCACTAGGAGAATGTTTGAGGATCTCCCACCCCTTACTCCTCTTTAACCACTCCCAGCCTCCTTCCAGTAGCAGCAGTGGTATGTCTGTGAGCCCTTCCTTCGTTGTCAGGGAGAGTTTGGAGcgccctccaccccacccccactttacCCCCTTGTACCTCTCATCTCGACCAGGTCTGGTGATGCTCCATGTCCCTCCTTTCCCCCATTATCCGCTCTTCTCCCCTTTACGGTCCCTGGTGATTCCCTAACACATCTCCCTTCAGCATTGTGTCTGCGGAGCCTCTGTGAACCCCCCATCACAGTCTGCTGACTGCCATTTGCCACCTAACACAGGGTCCGTGAGTCTACCATCATTACACCCCAAGGGCTTTGGGGTGCCCCCGGCGCCCTTAAGAACATTGTTTGGTGCAATGCCCCTTTCCCCCAAACTCAGGGCACCCTGTCTGTgactcctcccaccccacagTATCTGGTAACCCCTCCTCCATGAGAAAGCCAGGACAGCCTGTTCATGTCCATTATGTACCTGACACGCCCCAGTGCAGTGCATGCTGACTTCCCCGTTAGTCCCCAGCCCAGAGACTTCGTGTGCTCCTGTGGCCTCCAGGACAGTGTGTGCTGCCTCTCTTTATGTcctaacccccaccccaccccgccctaTGCAGTGAAATGGAGACCTTGGCACTTAAGGGTGAGACAAACAACAGGAGGGGCTGGGCCGAGGAAGAACTGGATCCCTTGAGCTGTGTGGGTATTAGGCTACAGGGGGAGACGTGGAGCCTGGGGACTGAATGTTTTTTTGTCCTCTGCCACTTTGCTTCCTAACAATTGTTCCCGGACCACTGCATTCCGCCTCTGTCTTCCAGGAGCCCCATGGCACCTGCCCAGCCCCACCTGAGCCCGTCTTGACAAAGTCCTAGGCTCCATGGAGCCACCACGGGGCCCCCCTGCCAACGGGGCCGAGCCGTCCCGGGCAGTGGGCACCGTCAAAGTGTACCTGCCCAACAAGCAGCGCACGGTGGTGAGTCTGACGGGAGCAAAGCTggccaggggtgggcagggacCCGGTTGGACATCGTGGATCAGAAAGGTGACAGGGGCTGGGAGCACGCCTTTGCCGAGGGCTGGGGACCCCGTGGGGCACCGACTCCTCACATCTGTGCGCACACGCAGGTGACTGTCCGGGATGGCATGAGTGTCTACGACTCTCTGGACAAGGCCCTCAAGGTGCGAGGTCTCAATCAGGATTGCTGCGTGGTCTACCGGCTCATCAAGGGGTAAGCGTggcacccccccaacccccactggGGGCCCAGCTGTCCATCCCATCCCGGAGTCATCTGACTCCTCCACGCTGCTGTGGCATCGTCTCCCGTAGCCTTCTTCCCTTCATTCAGTGACTCCAACTAGCCTTTGCCTCATCCCTTCATCGGCTCGCGGGCCCATAAGGTCAGCAGCTCATTTTCTTCTTGGGACTCAAGTCATCCTCTCCTCCTGGACGccgtctgttttgtttttttgttatttcaacAGGTTGTCCGCTCTCTCCTTCCTCCGTTTCCTCATTTTCCATCTGCGGTGTGGGCCTTGCTCGCCCTCCATTTATTCCTCTGCTTTAGGGCTCCTTaactttgggtttgtttgtttgttgctttttagggccgcacctgtggcatatggaggttcccaggctagaggtccaatcggagctacagctgccggcctacactacagccacaggagtgccgcatccgagctgtgtctgtcacctacaccactgctcacggcactgctggatccttaacccactgcgcaaggccagggatcgaacccgcgtcctcgtggattactcgtcgggtttgttaccactgagccacaacaggaactctgctttttaaaaaaaaaaattaagtaatttattttttcttttttggctgccctgaggcatatggagttcccgggccagggatcagatctgagctgcctttgcgacctacgccacagttgccacaacgccggatctttagcccacagtgccgggccagggatcaaacctgcatcccggtgcatcagagacaccactgatcccgtcgcaccacagcaggaactcccactttgctTTGCTTTATATTTGGTATTTCAGTGCCTCACCAGCTGCTGGCTCAGCACGTCGGAGATTTAGTTGTTTCTTCACTGTCTCATTTGCTCCTCATTGTGTGGTTAAGAGAAGAGCAAGGACTCTTCCTGCTGTCCTGCCCCTCCCAATCCCTTGTGGCTTTGGACGAGTCACTTCGTCCCCCTGAGCCTATTTCCTCATGTGCAGAATGGGGGAAAGCATAGTACTGATTCCTAGAGCTGCCCTGGTGAGCATGACACATGTCACCTGTTACTCCATGGATGGTGGGCTTGGAGGGACTTTTGGGGGTTCCATTCTCCCCCATGGCCCCTGTCCACCGTCCCGCTCACTCCCTTCCATGCCTTCTGCAGGCGAAAGACAGTCACCGCCTGGGACACGGCCATTGCCCCCCTGGACGGCGAGGAGCTCATTGTGGAGGTCCTCGAAGATGTCCCCCTGACCATGCACAATTTTGTGAGTGCAGGGTAGAGAGCGGGGGCAGACCGTGCACGTGGCGGGAGGGTCCCTGACCAGGCATCAACCGTCTCTGCTCTGTGGCGGCAGGTACGGAAGACATTCTTCAGCCTGGCCTTTTGTGACTTCTGCCTTAAGTTTCTGTTCCATGGCTTCCGCTGCCAAACCTGTGGATACAAGTTCCACCAGCATTGTTCCTCCAAGGTCCCCACAGTTTGTGTCGACATGAGTACCAATCGCCGACAGTGAGcctggcctggggtgggtgggcaggtggggtggggaggacagaggCCCAGCCCCAAGGCTCGTACAGCCAGCTGACCCATCTTCCCTCGCTTTACACCCTCAATGCCCTCAAGGTTCTACCACAGTGTCCAGGATTTGTCCGGAGGCTCCAGACAGCATGAGACTCCCTCGAACCGCCCCCTGAATGAGCCGCTAACCCCTCAGGGTCCCAGGTAGGGGATGCCTTAGCCAAAGGGCTATTGTCAGGAGAAAAAGATCTGGAGGCCCCTGTGGACCACAAGCCatactttattcatttgtttacttgatgaacatttattgagcacctacaagTGGGGTTGAGGGCATGgagctgtgggaccttgggcaagtcacctaatctttctgggccttagttttctcatctgtaaagaggGGAAAGTGACACTTTGATCACACGGGGGTCTGgtgaggagtaaatgagttaAGACATGTCCAGTgcttacggagttcccgtcgtggcacagtggttaatgaatccgactaggaaccatgaggtggcgggttcgttccctggccttgctccatgggttaaggatccagcattgccgtgagccagggtgtaggtcgcagacgcagcttggatcccgcgttgctgtggctgtggtgtaggccggcggctacagctccaattggacccctagcctgggaacctccatatgctgcgggagctgcccaagaaatggcaaaaaagacaaaaaaaaagacatgtccAGTGCTTACAAGAAGATCTGGTACAAGATAATAAGTTCTTATTGTTAAATATGTGTATACTAACCACTTCATTAATTCCTCCAGTATAAACATGCTCAGGCCCTTCCATTTTGAAATACATGTTATTTTACCATAAATTCCTTTTCACTTCTCCTTTGTGTTAAGTATTATACTCTAGTATTTCAATATCAAAGCATATTATTGCCTTAATATATCCTAAGCTTATATAATACGCATTTTATATGCCTATATATTTTATAGCATCTGTATGATGTCTTTATGCCATTGTATTGTGTGTCATATTTGTAATGTTTTTATATGATGTCAAACACCAAACTTTATGTAATCTGTAAAATTGTAAAGTTAGGGATTTTTAATTTGGGGGCCTATATGAATTAATTATCTCTAATTGCATTTCAGGATAGGGAGGGagcattaaatattttgaaactatgtatgatatatatcatGTATAACATACTTGAATGGGTGTATCAGCTAGAACATTATTATATAGAAGCATTGCCGTTTTAATATAGAGAACATACTGTACATTGTATGGTGCACACAAATTTGAATAGTACAGGCAGTTATATGATATATATTGCTCTGCCCCCACTCTCTGTGCGGCCGGCTGTCCCTCCTttaagtctttgctcaaatgtcacctgctCAGAGAAGCCTTTCCTGACACAACCAGTGACACTTTCTGTCTCCAtatgttgctttattttttgctttattgcacCTGTCATGATTgatcatgttaaatttttttttttttttttttgctttttagggccacccccgtagcatatggaagttcccaggctgggggtcgaatcggcgctgtagccgccagcctctgccacagccacagccacgcgggatccgagccgcatctgcaacctgcaccacagctcacggcaatgccggatcctcgaccccctgagcgaggcggccagggatcgaacccgcgtccttatggagagacgtcggattggtttctgctgagccacgacggaactcctaaatattctttatttttcatgtctcCCTCTCCCTGCTGCAGTCAGCCCCATGAGGGCAAGAACCTTTATTTGTTGGGCCCATAGCTTTCCTTCCACTACCTAGAGTGGTGTCTGGCACGGGGCAGGCACGCAGTCAGCGCTTCTTGAACAGACGAATAGTAGTATAATCACAGCGGACACTGACGCCGTGTGAGCTAAACACACACTCaggacggggtggggggctgctctGCTGGTTCTCTCATTCCCTCGACAGTGATTTCACAGCCTTTCCCCTGCCAGCTCCTGCACCCAGCACCGCGACCCTGAGCacttccccttccctgccccgGCCAATGCCCCCCTGCAGCGCATCCGCTCCACGTCCACCCCCAACGTCCACATGGTCAGCACCACCGCCCCCATGGACTCCGGCCTGGTCCAGGTTGGTGTCGAGGCGGGCGGTCACCGGGGGGGAGCACCGGGCAGAGGGGAGGGCCGCCCCCGTGGTCCTCCACGTCCTCTCTCTGACTCCCGGCCCTCTTCTTCCAGCTCACTGCCCAGAGTTTCAACACTGATGGTGAGCGCCCCCCCGCTCCCTGCCACCCACACCCCTACTGAGCCCCCCCCCTCGACCCCCGTCCCGCCCGGGGCCACTCACCGCCTCTCCACACCCGCAGCTGCTGGTAATAGAGGTGGTGGCGACGGAGCCCCCCGggggagccccagcccagccagcgTGTCCTCGGGGAGGAAGTCCCCACATTCCAAGTCGCCATCTGAGCAGCGGGAGCGGAAGTCCTTGGCCGACGACAAGAAGAAAGTGGTAAGCCCCAGGGGGCACCTTTGGTGGGGGCACCGCTGGCCGAGGTGACAAGGGGCGTGGGCGGGCCCCTGAGATGCCACCCATGTGGCCCACAGAAGAATCTGGGGTACCGGGACTCGGGCTATTACTGGGAGGTGCCCCCCAGTGAGGTGCAGCTGCTGAAGAGGATCGGGACGGGCTCGTTTGGCACCGTGTTTCGCGGGCGGTGGCATGGCGATGTGGCCGTGAAGGTGCTCAAGGTGGCCCAGCCCACAGCCGAGCAGGCCCAGGCCTTCAAGAACGAGATGCAAGTGCTCAGGTGAGATGGCCCGCGTGTGCGGCTGGGGGGCGAGGGCGGCGGGCACGGCCTCGGTGCCCCTCTGGGGAAGGGCCGAGCTGGGGGCCCTTCCGGCAGACACCCCCCTCCACCACCAGGTCTGTGTTGTGTCCTAACCACAGCTGTAAGCCGTTTCTCTATCAGGGAAGTCCCTTTCCCCTCGGGGAAGCAGGTATGCTTAGAGGACCTCTCACGATCTTCTTGTCCGTGCGGAGGTAATGACTGATATTCATCAGCGGCTCTGCCTCCAAAGTGTGGGTCTTTTCCGTTTGCCCGCTGTGAAATGGGTATGGCCACAGGCCATCAGTAACGTCATTGCGTGTCCTTACAGTAACAGCATAATGCGAGTTAAACCACATCACCAGGCCGGCTGGCATCCTTCCCTCTCCTGGGCTTGTCCTGCCTCATGAGTATGGTTATTGCGTTGCGTCCTTGTTATTAATTCCAGCAGTACCGTACCTCAAAGGCCAGTATTAGAGGCATAATCAGAACCATAATGGACTCCTGGGCCAGTAAATGAATGTCATTGCTCCACTTAATGCATCATTAATACTGTATTAGTTCATTCGTGCTGAGAAACCCTGGTGCTCCCGTTTGGCCACCCTAGTTACCACCCGCCCTGGGGTTGCTGGTGTCGGCTTTCCCTGGACAAGTGGGCACATTTATGTTACAGAGTGGATGTTATCATCATACTTCCTTGGGCTGTTTTCATACTCAGCCTCACAGTGGAGGCCACAGTAAGAAAACTTTCAGTCTCTGCTCCCCTCTGTGAGATGGCAGTGATTTGAGCAGGCTGGGAATTTGCCCTGCGTTAATATCGAGGagctccccagtggctcagtgggttaaggatctggcaatgttgctgccatggcacaggttagatccctggccccggaacttctgtgtgccataggtgcagccaaaaaaaatatattgaggcgttcccactgtggcacaacaggattagcagcgtctctgcagctccaggacacaggttcgatccgcggcccagcacagtgggttaaaggatccaccgttgctgcaggtgctgcgtaggtcacaactgcggatGGGagctgatccccagcccaggaactccatatgctgtggggtggccaaaaaaggaaagaaaaaaaaatcgaggCGTTCCTGTCTtggcaggggaaacgaatccaactaggaaccatgaggttgcgggttcgatccttggccttgctcagttaaggatccagtgttgccgtgtgctgtggtgtaggttgcagacacggctcggatcctgcgttgctgtggctctggcacaggccagcggctacagctcggattcgacccctagcctgggaacctccatatgctgcgggtgcagccctaaaaaaaaaagacaaaggacaaaaaaaaaaaaaaaacaaaaacaaaaaacaaaaaggaaaccataacctGACTGCTGTAAAGAGCATGGTTATCCACTCTGATGTGAGCAAATCGAGCAGCATCCTTgatgt
Above is a genomic segment from Sus scrofa isolate TJ Tabasco breed Duroc chromosome X, Sscrofa11.1, whole genome shotgun sequence containing:
- the ARAF gene encoding serine/threonine-protein kinase A-Raf isoform X1, producing MEPPRGPPANGAEPSRAVGTVKVYLPNKQRTVVTVRDGMSVYDSLDKALKVRGLNQDCCVVYRLIKGRKTVTAWDTAIAPLDGEELIVEVLEDVPLTMHNFVRKTFFSLAFCDFCLKFLFHGFRCQTCGYKFHQHCSSKVPTVCVDMSTNRRQFYHSVQDLSGGSRQHETPSNRPLNEPLTPQGPSSCTQHRDPEHFPFPAPANAPLQRIRSTSTPNVHMVSTTAPMDSGLVQLTAQSFNTDAAGNRGGGDGAPRGSPSPASVSSGRKSPHSKSPSEQRERKSLADDKKKVKNLGYRDSGYYWEVPPSEVQLLKRIGTGSFGTVFRGRWHGDVAVKVLKVAQPTAEQAQAFKNEMQVLRKTRHVNILLFMGFMTRPGFAIITQWCEGSSLYHHLHVADTRFDMVQLIDVARQTAQGMDYLHAKNIIHRDLKSNNIFLHEGLTVKIGDFGLATVKTRWSGAQPLEQPSGSVLWMAAEVIRMQDPNPYSFQSDVYAYGVVLYELMTGSLPYSHIGSRDQIIFMVGRGYLSPDLSKISSNCPKAMRRLLSDCLKFQREERPLFPQILATIELLQRSLPKIERSASEPSLHRTQADELPACLLSAARLVP